The Hahella sp. HNIBRBA332 genome window below encodes:
- the radA gene encoding DNA repair protein RadA, with protein sequence MAKKQTSYVCTECGADYRKWMGQCIQCGAWNTVSEFRESRAPVKSAARSGFTGQRAQVQSLEEVELVDLPRTSTLSPEFDRVLGGGIVPGSVVLIGGHPGAGKSTLLLQTTCRLAERHKILYVTGEESIQQIAMRARRLQLNSHGMQVMSETDVESVLDTVREQQPNILVIDSIQVMHMAELQSAPGSVAQVREAAAALTRYAKQSGVALLIVGHVTKDGSLAGPKVLEHMIDASIMLEGNEDSRFRTLRAIKNRFGAVNELGVFAMMETGLKDVKNPSAIFLNREGHTAAGSVVTVAWEGTRPLLVEIQALVDQGFGAAPRRLAIGSDPQRLALLLAVLHRHGGLHVGDQDVFINVVGGVKIAETSADLAVLMAISSSFKDRAAPSDWVVFGEVGLSGEIRPVSSGQERIVEAAKHGFTKAIVPKSNVPKKAPEGMQVIGVSRLQEALELL encoded by the coding sequence ATGGCGAAGAAACAGACCAGTTATGTCTGCACGGAATGTGGCGCGGATTACCGTAAATGGATGGGACAGTGCATTCAATGCGGCGCCTGGAATACGGTCAGTGAATTCCGTGAAAGCCGGGCGCCGGTCAAGAGCGCCGCACGCAGCGGTTTCACTGGGCAGCGGGCGCAAGTACAGTCTCTGGAAGAGGTCGAACTGGTCGATCTCCCTCGCACTTCCACTCTGAGTCCTGAGTTTGACCGTGTGCTCGGAGGCGGCATTGTTCCCGGATCGGTCGTGCTGATCGGCGGTCATCCTGGCGCCGGTAAAAGTACGCTGCTGCTGCAGACGACCTGTCGTCTGGCGGAGCGCCACAAAATCCTCTATGTGACCGGGGAAGAGTCCATTCAACAAATCGCCATGCGCGCTCGCCGGCTGCAGCTGAATAGTCACGGCATGCAGGTGATGTCTGAGACGGATGTTGAAAGCGTCCTTGACACCGTGCGTGAGCAGCAGCCGAATATTCTCGTGATCGATAGTATTCAGGTGATGCATATGGCGGAGCTGCAATCCGCGCCTGGCAGTGTGGCGCAGGTGCGCGAAGCTGCTGCGGCGCTTACCCGTTACGCCAAGCAGTCCGGCGTCGCCTTGTTAATTGTTGGTCATGTCACGAAAGACGGTTCTTTGGCGGGCCCCAAAGTGCTTGAGCATATGATCGACGCCTCCATCATGCTGGAGGGCAATGAAGACAGCCGTTTCCGGACGCTGCGCGCGATCAAGAATCGTTTTGGCGCGGTGAATGAACTCGGCGTTTTCGCCATGATGGAGACGGGGCTAAAGGACGTTAAAAACCCCAGCGCTATTTTTCTTAATCGCGAGGGACACACCGCGGCGGGCAGTGTTGTGACCGTCGCCTGGGAAGGCACCCGACCATTGCTGGTGGAAATTCAGGCGCTGGTGGACCAAGGCTTCGGCGCGGCCCCCAGACGTTTGGCGATAGGCTCGGACCCCCAGCGTCTGGCTCTGCTATTGGCGGTCTTGCATCGTCATGGAGGCCTGCATGTTGGAGATCAGGACGTGTTCATCAATGTGGTGGGCGGCGTGAAAATTGCCGAAACCAGCGCGGACTTGGCGGTATTGATGGCGATTTCCTCAAGCTTCAAAGACCGAGCGGCTCCAAGCGATTGGGTGGTGTTTGGCGAAGTGGGTCTGTCGGGAGAAATTCGGCCCGTCAGCAGCGGTCAGGAGCGTATTGTCGAAGCGGCCAAACATGGCTTCACCAA